Proteins encoded within one genomic window of Raineyella fluvialis:
- a CDS encoding ROK family transcriptional regulator, whose protein sequence is MSSTNEGSADNYGPGGSQSALRSANEARVLETLRSRGALTQAELARRTSLAPSTVSKIVHTLLEADVVDMEADKQGRRGQLVTLSSSAGLVAGIDMGRDHVHVALANLAHEVVAEQHRTLPQGHTMTKGLGSADDTLTELLDGLGLPRRRVVGACLSIPAPIDASGVISASALMPGWTGGGNVATSAAEVFGLPVLVENDANLGALGEATWGAGRDIKNLVYLKVANGIGAGLILNGEIFRGATGTAGEIGHTTVVENGAICQCGNRGCLETVANSPHVIGLLAPTHGRLSIPRIIELARAGDVGCRRVLGDTGRVVGLAVANLCNIVNPQRLIVGGELSAAEDLLLGPMRESVRLNGIPGAVRSLEIVRAELGARAHVLGAVAFALAHVTPEALTATAAGATADDRSPLDAETGAAIS, encoded by the coding sequence ATGTCATCGACCAATGAAGGTTCTGCGGACAACTATGGTCCGGGTGGCTCGCAGTCGGCACTGCGCAGCGCGAACGAGGCGAGGGTCCTGGAGACCCTCCGCAGCCGTGGGGCGCTGACCCAGGCCGAGCTGGCACGCCGGACGTCGCTGGCACCTTCAACGGTCTCGAAGATCGTGCACACCCTGCTCGAGGCAGACGTCGTCGACATGGAGGCGGACAAGCAGGGCCGCCGCGGGCAGCTGGTCACCCTGTCGTCGTCCGCCGGGCTGGTGGCCGGCATCGACATGGGCCGTGACCACGTCCACGTGGCCTTGGCGAACCTGGCCCACGAAGTGGTGGCGGAGCAGCACCGTACGCTCCCCCAGGGCCACACGATGACGAAGGGTCTGGGGTCCGCCGACGACACCTTGACCGAGCTGCTCGACGGCCTGGGTCTGCCGCGCCGGCGAGTGGTCGGCGCCTGCCTCTCGATCCCCGCCCCGATCGACGCGAGCGGAGTGATCAGTGCCAGCGCCCTGATGCCCGGTTGGACCGGCGGCGGCAACGTGGCGACCAGCGCCGCAGAGGTGTTCGGCCTGCCTGTCCTGGTCGAGAACGACGCGAACCTCGGCGCCCTCGGCGAGGCCACCTGGGGAGCCGGCCGCGACATCAAGAACCTCGTCTACCTCAAGGTCGCCAACGGCATCGGCGCCGGCCTGATCCTCAACGGCGAGATCTTCCGGGGAGCTACGGGCACGGCCGGCGAGATCGGACACACCACCGTGGTCGAGAACGGAGCCATCTGCCAGTGCGGCAACAGGGGCTGCCTGGAGACCGTGGCGAACTCCCCGCACGTGATCGGCCTGCTCGCCCCCACTCACGGGCGGCTCAGCATCCCCCGCATCATCGAACTGGCCCGCGCCGGCGACGTGGGCTGCCGACGCGTCCTCGGCGACACCGGGCGCGTGGTCGGACTGGCCGTCGCCAATCTGTGCAACATCGTCAATCCCCAACGCCTCATCGTCGGAGGCGAACTCTCCGCCGCTGAGGACCTCCTGCTCGGCCCCATGCGGGAGTCCGTTCGCCTCAACGGGATCCCGGGCGCCGTACGTTCCTTGGAGATCGTCCGGGCCGAGCTGGGTGCCCGGGCCCACGTGCTGGGCGCCGTGGCCTTCGCCCTGGCCCACGTCACGCCCGAGGCCCTCACCGCCACGGCCGCCGGCGCCACGGCCGACGACCGGTCCCCGCTCGATGCGGAGACCGGGGCCGCGATCAGCTGA
- a CDS encoding YbdD/YjiX family protein codes for MTGFQPDQRTGRFAIAVESARDDGSAPVRGPEEGDAVQRAWHGTVAVVRGLAGLDKYDRYVAHQSRTHPDEPLLSEAEFWRCSWDAEGRNPKARCC; via the coding sequence ATGACCGGATTCCAGCCCGACCAGCGGACCGGGCGCTTCGCCATCGCAGTGGAGTCGGCCCGGGATGACGGCTCCGCGCCGGTGCGCGGGCCCGAGGAGGGCGACGCCGTCCAGCGCGCCTGGCACGGCACCGTCGCGGTCGTCCGTGGCCTGGCCGGACTGGACAAGTACGACCGCTACGTCGCCCATCAGTCGCGGACGCATCCCGACGAGCCACTGCTGAGCGAGGCGGAGTTCTGGCGCTGTTCCTGGGACGCCGAAGGCCGCAATCCCAAGGCGCGCTGCTGCTGA
- a CDS encoding carbon starvation CstA family protein, producing MTVTRHAGQKLKTDPALPPVAVIEPGGVSIGQRILFSGLGVLGAAAWYFIATLRGEKVSAVWFVVAAVCTYLIFLRFYAKLIERKIHRPDDTRATPAEEFANGRDFEPTNRSVLFGHHFAAIAGAGPLVGPVLATQMGYLPGTIWIVAGVVLAGAVQDYMVLHLSIRRSGRSLGQMARDELGTVGGWFALVGVFTIMIILIAVLAIVIIGALSSSPWGVFSIAMTIPIAFLMGLYMRYIRPGKVGEASAIGVVLLVFAIAGGSLVNSHPVLAQVFTLTPVQLAYAMAIYGFLAAILPVWLLLAPRDYLSTFMKVGTIVFLALAILIVRPVMSMPAVTHFALDGKGPAFAGNLFPFLFITIACGALSGFHSLISSGTTPKMIQKESQARLIGYGGMLTESFVAISALIAAAVIDQHLYFGMNAPLGLTGGTPATAATYTNGLHLLTGSGAPLQAATPDLFSTAAAEVGEKSIISRTGGAPTLAFGMAHILSQIPIVGAAKAFWYHFAVMFEALFILTTVDAGTRVARFMLSDSLANIPGWGKFRDPSWRPGAWLCTAIVVVGWGSIVVMGVTDPLGGINMLFPLFGIANQLLAAIALTVVFVVVMKKGLFRWAWIPALPLLWDLTITMWASWQKIFSPNASLGYWALNAAARAAKAKGAQTFSTAKNPHEIDMVIRNSAVQGTLSILYAALVLIVFLIGVWVAVKALRQGGLADAETEGVPSKIFAPASFVPTKLEKEVLAEWQAAGVNPSGDDRLPGMHHVSRQETVQEENEL from the coding sequence ATGACAGTCACCCGCCACGCGGGTCAGAAGCTGAAGACCGATCCCGCCCTTCCCCCGGTCGCGGTCATCGAACCGGGCGGCGTCTCGATCGGGCAGCGGATCCTCTTCAGCGGCCTCGGTGTCCTCGGAGCGGCCGCCTGGTACTTCATCGCCACCCTGCGCGGCGAGAAGGTGAGCGCCGTCTGGTTCGTGGTCGCCGCCGTCTGCACCTATCTGATCTTCCTGCGTTTCTACGCCAAGCTCATCGAGCGCAAGATCCACCGGCCGGACGACACCCGCGCCACCCCCGCCGAGGAGTTCGCCAACGGCCGTGACTTCGAGCCGACCAACCGGTCCGTCCTCTTCGGCCACCACTTCGCCGCCATCGCCGGCGCCGGCCCGCTGGTCGGGCCGGTGCTCGCGACCCAGATGGGCTATCTGCCGGGCACGATCTGGATCGTCGCCGGCGTCGTCCTCGCCGGGGCCGTCCAGGACTACATGGTGCTGCACCTGTCGATCCGGCGCAGCGGTCGCTCGCTCGGCCAGATGGCCCGCGACGAACTCGGCACCGTCGGCGGCTGGTTCGCCCTCGTCGGCGTGTTCACCATCATGATCATCCTGATCGCCGTCCTGGCCATCGTCATCATCGGGGCGCTCTCCTCGTCGCCGTGGGGCGTGTTCTCCATCGCGATGACGATCCCGATCGCCTTCCTGATGGGCCTCTACATGCGCTACATCCGGCCGGGCAAGGTCGGCGAGGCGTCAGCCATCGGTGTCGTGCTGCTCGTCTTCGCCATCGCCGGCGGTTCGCTGGTCAACTCGCACCCGGTGCTCGCGCAGGTCTTCACCCTGACCCCCGTCCAGCTTGCGTACGCCATGGCGATCTACGGCTTCCTCGCCGCGATCCTGCCGGTGTGGCTGCTGCTGGCCCCCCGCGACTACCTGTCCACCTTCATGAAGGTCGGCACGATCGTCTTCCTCGCCCTGGCGATCCTGATCGTCCGCCCGGTGATGTCGATGCCGGCCGTCACCCACTTCGCCCTGGACGGAAAGGGGCCCGCCTTCGCAGGCAACCTCTTCCCGTTCCTCTTCATCACCATCGCCTGCGGCGCCCTGTCCGGCTTCCACTCGCTGATCTCCTCCGGCACGACGCCGAAGATGATCCAGAAGGAGTCCCAGGCCCGGCTGATCGGCTACGGCGGCATGCTGACCGAGTCGTTCGTCGCCATCTCGGCGCTGATCGCCGCCGCGGTCATCGACCAGCACCTCTACTTCGGCATGAACGCACCGTTGGGTCTGACCGGAGGCACGCCGGCGACCGCGGCCACGTACACCAACGGACTGCACCTGTTGACCGGCTCCGGCGCGCCGCTGCAGGCCGCGACCCCGGACCTGTTCTCGACGGCTGCGGCCGAGGTCGGCGAGAAGTCGATCATCTCCCGTACGGGTGGCGCACCGACCCTCGCCTTCGGCATGGCCCATATCCTGAGCCAGATCCCGATCGTCGGTGCGGCGAAGGCGTTCTGGTACCACTTCGCGGTGATGTTCGAGGCGCTCTTCATCCTCACCACCGTTGACGCCGGCACCCGAGTGGCGCGGTTCATGCTCTCCGACTCGCTGGCGAACATCCCCGGCTGGGGCAAGTTCCGCGACCCGTCCTGGCGTCCCGGCGCTTGGTTGTGCACGGCGATCGTCGTGGTCGGCTGGGGCTCCATCGTGGTGATGGGCGTCACCGATCCGCTCGGTGGCATCAACATGCTGTTCCCGCTCTTCGGCATCGCCAACCAGCTGCTCGCCGCGATCGCGCTCACCGTGGTGTTCGTCGTGGTGATGAAGAAGGGTCTCTTCCGCTGGGCCTGGATCCCGGCCCTGCCGCTGCTGTGGGACCTGACCATCACGATGTGGGCGTCCTGGCAGAAGATCTTCTCCCCCAACGCGTCGCTCGGCTACTGGGCGCTGAACGCCGCGGCACGTGCGGCGAAGGCGAAGGGCGCACAGACCTTCTCCACGGCGAAGAACCCGCACGAGATCGACATGGTCATCCGCAACAGCGCCGTGCAGGGGACTCTGTCGATCCTGTACGCGGCGCTCGTGCTGATCGTCTTCCTGATCGGCGTGTGGGTCGCCGTCAAGGCCCTCCGCCAGGGTGGCCTGGCGGATGCGGAGACGGAGGGCGTGCCGTCGAAGATCTTCGCGCCGGCCAGTTTCGTGCCGACTAAGCTGGAAAAGGAGGTCTTGGCCGAGTGGCAGGCGGCTGGGGTCAACCCGTCCGGTGATGACCGACTCCCTGGCATGCACCACGTAAGCCGACAGGAGACGGTCCAGGAGGAGAACGAACTATGA
- a CDS encoding MFS transporter, with protein sequence MTVSGTAGLCLAYAGAHHAPGGMLIAVAALIGATQGSMSTLVRARWTHLTRNAGQLHTAYSMEAALDEIAFMVGPVLATWLGGTVANWLPMVITATVQLVGGWTFLLQRDTEPPVGAGRTGGKVPLTGSRVLWLVFVAYGMLGIVFGAVDVSTVAFATEAGRAATAGPALLLFSLGSFLAGFVYGSRHWAGAPWQHFTLGTVLIGCGAGSFFFARSIEALAVQMFLTGLALSPTFVAAQTLVQRLVPAERVTEGFAWVATSINTGVSVGSSLAGVGLDRVGSPGGFAVTLTGALLALAVAVSAAPALRRRTA encoded by the coding sequence GTGACGGTCTCGGGGACTGCCGGGCTCTGCCTGGCCTACGCCGGGGCCCACCACGCACCCGGCGGGATGCTGATCGCCGTGGCCGCGCTGATCGGCGCCACCCAGGGATCGATGTCGACGCTGGTCCGGGCCCGCTGGACGCACCTCACCCGCAATGCCGGCCAACTCCACACGGCGTACTCGATGGAGGCCGCCCTGGACGAGATCGCCTTCATGGTGGGACCGGTGCTGGCGACATGGCTGGGCGGCACCGTCGCGAACTGGCTGCCGATGGTCATCACCGCCACCGTCCAGCTCGTCGGCGGCTGGACCTTCCTGCTGCAGCGCGACACCGAGCCCCCGGTGGGTGCGGGACGCACCGGGGGGAAGGTGCCGCTGACCGGCAGCCGGGTGCTGTGGCTGGTGTTCGTGGCGTACGGGATGCTGGGGATCGTCTTCGGTGCGGTGGACGTCTCGACCGTGGCCTTCGCGACCGAGGCCGGGCGGGCCGCGACGGCGGGCCCGGCGTTGTTGCTCTTCTCGCTCGGTTCGTTCCTGGCCGGCTTCGTCTACGGCTCGCGGCACTGGGCCGGGGCGCCGTGGCAGCATTTCACCCTCGGGACGGTGCTGATCGGCTGCGGGGCGGGGTCCTTCTTCTTCGCCCGCTCGATCGAGGCCCTGGCGGTGCAGATGTTCCTCACCGGCCTGGCGCTGTCGCCGACCTTCGTCGCCGCGCAGACCCTGGTGCAGCGGCTCGTCCCGGCGGAGCGGGTCACCGAGGGCTTCGCCTGGGTGGCGACCTCGATCAACACCGGCGTCTCCGTGGGCTCCAGCCTTGCCGGTGTCGGGCTGGACCGGGTGGGGTCCCCCGGCGGTTTCGCGGTGACCCTCACGGGCGCGCTGCTGGCGCTGGCGGTGGCGGTGTCGGCCGCCCCGGCGCTGCGGCGCAGGACCGCCTGA
- a CDS encoding HU family DNA-binding protein yields MNRTELVAAVAERAGLSKEDANRALTALNDSLMEAAQQGQKVQIPGLLTLEVVERAARSGRNPRTGETMEISAKRAVRLTPGAALKRAANGEE; encoded by the coding sequence ATGAACCGCACCGAACTGGTGGCCGCCGTCGCCGAGCGCGCCGGGCTGTCGAAGGAAGATGCCAACCGCGCCCTCACCGCCCTCAACGATTCGCTGATGGAGGCCGCCCAGCAGGGCCAGAAGGTCCAGATCCCGGGCCTGCTCACCCTCGAGGTCGTCGAGCGGGCCGCCCGCAGCGGCCGCAACCCCCGCACCGGCGAGACCATGGAGATCTCGGCCAAGCGTGCCGTCCGCCTCACCCCGGGAGCCGCGCTGAAGCGCGCCGCCAACGGCGAGGAGTGA
- a CDS encoding MFS transporter: MPSTTPARPRLWPLYAGGFLGPFGGAVTNTMLPELAHGLGTDLQVASSAVTWYMIPFCLALLVSGTLAQRWGRGRTIRGGYALYLAASLVCVLAQALPAGWVVPVFMAGRAAQGIGNAFTTPVLVTLLAEFVSPERLGRSLGLFASMQAAGQAFSPLVGGVAADTDYRFAFAVTGLAALVLGLVTPSGRAGRSGPAPAADWRDLANARVAQSSAIAFAAQVTATGVTVLAALIATDRFGLSPTARGLVVAFYGVAGLVSGNVAGRMADRWGVRRLGIAALLILGLSMALVGLAPWLALLVLLVGAIGAAGTASRILTNTLALRSTPRNTGGATSVTMAVQFLGSATVPALLPLYAAAPALATGVAGGVSALGALVAALPVRPARTDRDR, from the coding sequence ATGCCGTCGACCACTCCCGCCCGCCCGCGCCTCTGGCCGCTGTACGCCGGCGGCTTCCTCGGGCCCTTCGGCGGGGCGGTGACCAACACCATGCTCCCGGAACTGGCGCACGGTCTGGGGACCGACCTACAGGTCGCCTCCTCGGCGGTGACCTGGTACATGATCCCGTTCTGCCTGGCGTTGTTGGTCTCCGGCACCCTCGCCCAGCGCTGGGGCCGGGGTCGTACGATCCGCGGCGGCTACGCCCTCTACCTGGCCGCCTCCCTGGTCTGCGTGCTCGCGCAGGCCCTTCCGGCGGGGTGGGTGGTGCCGGTGTTCATGGCGGGGCGCGCGGCGCAGGGCATCGGCAACGCCTTCACCACTCCCGTGCTGGTGACGCTGCTGGCGGAGTTCGTGTCCCCCGAGCGGCTCGGCCGCTCCCTCGGTCTCTTCGCCTCGATGCAGGCGGCGGGGCAGGCGTTCAGCCCACTGGTCGGAGGGGTCGCGGCCGACACCGACTACCGCTTCGCCTTCGCCGTCACCGGGCTCGCGGCGCTCGTCCTGGGCCTGGTCACCCCGTCCGGTCGCGCCGGACGGTCCGGCCCTGCCCCTGCTGCCGACTGGCGCGACCTGGCGAACGCACGGGTCGCGCAGTCCTCGGCCATCGCCTTCGCGGCCCAGGTGACCGCTACCGGGGTCACCGTGCTGGCCGCCCTGATCGCCACCGACAGGTTCGGGCTGTCCCCGACGGCCCGGGGCCTGGTCGTCGCGTTCTACGGCGTCGCGGGCCTGGTCAGCGGCAACGTCGCCGGCCGGATGGCGGACCGGTGGGGCGTACGGCGCCTCGGCATCGCCGCCCTGCTGATCCTCGGCCTGTCGATGGCCCTGGTCGGGCTGGCGCCCTGGCTGGCGCTGCTCGTGCTGCTCGTCGGGGCGATCGGGGCCGCCGGCACGGCGAGCCGGATCCTCACCAACACCCTGGCCCTGCGCAGCACGCCGCGCAACACCGGCGGCGCCACCTCCGTGACGATGGCGGTCCAGTTCCTCGGCTCCGCGACCGTCCCGGCCCTGCTCCCGCTCTACGCCGCCGCACCGGCCCTGGCCACCGGCGTGGCCGGTGGGGTCTCCGCCCTCGGCGCCCTGGTCGCCGCCCTCCCGGTGCGTCCCGCGAGGACGGATCGCGACCGCTGA
- a CDS encoding NifB/NifX family molybdenum-iron cluster-binding protein encodes MNIAIPVTSDGQVEPRWGRAPRVAVATLDAGQISDWVVHHVGWDVAHDEGTEGSHHARIVRFLRENAVEAVVVDHMGQGMAHTLDKMGIPVLPARSADAREAVRQALVTP; translated from the coding sequence ATGAACATCGCTATCCCGGTCACGTCCGACGGTCAGGTCGAGCCCCGGTGGGGACGAGCTCCGAGGGTGGCCGTCGCCACCCTCGACGCGGGGCAGATCTCCGACTGGGTCGTCCACCACGTCGGCTGGGACGTCGCCCACGACGAGGGGACCGAGGGCTCCCATCACGCCAGGATCGTCCGCTTCCTGCGGGAGAACGCCGTCGAGGCCGTCGTCGTCGACCACATGGGGCAGGGGATGGCGCACACGCTCGACAAGATGGGCATCCCGGTGCTGCCGGCCCGGTCGGCCGATGCGCGGGAGGCCGTACGGCAGGCGCTCGTCACCCCCTGA
- a CDS encoding glycogen/starch/alpha-glucan phosphorylase — protein sequence MPDNAQQTTDRAIPADESPTVTRAGYGPAFSPTHPLALAPVGSPPHSVDGFVAAFLAELNTKQGVALSHSSTNAQYLALAGTVRQYLMARWLETSRKTHEAKAKTVGYLSAEYLLGRQLGNALMASDLNEIAEKGLAQCGIDLTTLRNQEVEPGLGNGGLGRLAACFIDSLATMDVPCIGYGIRYEYGIFRQTFVDGRQVEQPDTWLALGSPWEFPHPDESVQVNFGGYTEKSVDADGREKTTWVPSWNVLGVPYNYMVPGYLNGRVNPLRLWSAQATKAFDLSIFNAGDYAEAVRAQTFAENISKVLYPEDSTPQGKELRLQQQYFFVACSLRDFLDHELEEGFDLHDLPSRIIFQLNDTHPVIAVPELMRILMDERGFDWEEAWEVTHQCFAYTCHTLLPEALEVWSTDLLGRLLPRHLEIIYGINDRFLAEVREAFPGDELRAGRMSIITEYPERGVRMAYLATVAATKVNGVAELHSQLLRDKVLPDFSALWPERFTNVTNGVTPRRFLKMANPKLSDVICDAIGSGWVTDLERLKELETYALDDDFLAAFREAKDWNKRRLTTLLRNRDGIDLPDGHLLDVMVKRLHEYKRQTLKLLHVVSLYEQVLSGKLAPADLTPRTVVFGAKAAPGYRMAKDIIHLINRVARTVNADPCLEGRLKVAFPANYNVTLAEKLIPAADLSEQISLAGMEASGTGNMKFALNGALTIGTDDGANVEIRRLVGDEHFFLFGMSEPEVAALGARGYDPGAYYQGNAAIRAAIDLINSGIFSDGDRGMFESVTMSLTHHDRFMALADFESYVAAQARVEERYADQESWTRSAVLNVARSGYFSSDRSMRDYLRRIWHTQPML from the coding sequence ATGCCTGACAACGCGCAGCAGACGACCGACCGCGCCATCCCTGCCGACGAGTCGCCCACGGTGACCCGCGCCGGGTACGGCCCGGCCTTCTCGCCCACGCACCCGCTCGCCCTGGCCCCGGTCGGGTCGCCGCCGCACTCGGTGGATGGTTTCGTGGCGGCGTTCCTGGCGGAACTGAACACGAAGCAGGGGGTCGCCCTCTCCCACTCCAGCACCAACGCCCAGTACCTGGCCCTGGCGGGCACCGTCCGCCAGTACCTGATGGCCCGCTGGCTGGAGACGAGCCGCAAGACCCACGAGGCCAAGGCGAAGACCGTCGGTTACCTCTCAGCGGAGTACCTGCTCGGCCGCCAGCTCGGCAACGCCCTGATGGCTTCCGATCTCAACGAGATCGCCGAGAAGGGCCTGGCACAGTGCGGCATCGACCTGACGACGCTGCGCAACCAGGAGGTGGAGCCCGGCCTCGGCAACGGCGGCCTCGGGCGCCTGGCCGCGTGCTTCATCGACTCGCTCGCGACGATGGACGTGCCCTGCATCGGCTACGGCATCCGCTACGAGTACGGCATCTTCCGCCAGACCTTCGTCGACGGCCGCCAGGTCGAGCAGCCGGACACCTGGCTCGCGCTCGGCTCGCCGTGGGAGTTCCCCCACCCCGACGAATCGGTCCAGGTGAACTTCGGCGGCTACACCGAGAAGAGCGTCGACGCCGATGGCCGGGAGAAGACCACCTGGGTGCCGTCCTGGAACGTCCTCGGCGTGCCGTACAACTACATGGTCCCCGGCTACCTCAACGGCCGGGTCAACCCGCTGCGACTGTGGAGCGCCCAGGCCACCAAGGCCTTCGACCTGTCGATCTTCAACGCCGGCGACTACGCCGAGGCGGTCCGCGCCCAGACCTTCGCCGAGAACATCTCCAAGGTGCTCTATCCCGAGGACTCCACCCCCCAGGGCAAGGAGCTGCGGCTGCAGCAGCAGTACTTCTTCGTCGCCTGCTCGCTGCGCGACTTCCTCGACCACGAACTGGAGGAGGGCTTCGACCTCCACGACCTGCCCAGCCGGATCATCTTCCAGCTCAACGACACCCACCCGGTGATCGCGGTGCCGGAGCTGATGCGCATCCTGATGGACGAGCGCGGCTTCGACTGGGAGGAGGCCTGGGAGGTCACCCACCAGTGCTTCGCCTACACCTGCCACACGCTGCTGCCGGAGGCCCTCGAGGTGTGGTCGACCGACCTGCTCGGCCGCCTGCTGCCGCGGCACCTGGAGATCATCTACGGCATCAACGACCGGTTCCTCGCCGAGGTGCGCGAAGCCTTCCCCGGTGACGAGCTGCGGGCCGGGCGGATGTCGATCATCACCGAATACCCCGAGCGGGGCGTCCGAATGGCCTACCTGGCCACGGTCGCCGCGACCAAGGTCAACGGTGTCGCCGAGTTGCACAGCCAACTGCTGCGCGACAAGGTGCTGCCGGACTTCTCCGCGCTGTGGCCCGAGCGGTTCACCAACGTGACCAACGGTGTCACTCCGCGCCGTTTCCTCAAGATGGCCAATCCCAAGCTGTCCGACGTGATCTGCGACGCGATCGGGTCGGGCTGGGTCACCGACCTCGAGCGACTCAAGGAACTCGAGACGTACGCGTTGGACGACGACTTCCTGGCGGCCTTCCGCGAAGCCAAGGACTGGAACAAGCGTCGGCTGACCACCCTGCTGCGCAATCGCGACGGGATCGACCTGCCCGACGGCCACCTGCTGGACGTGATGGTCAAGCGCCTCCACGAGTACAAGCGCCAGACGCTGAAGCTGCTGCACGTCGTCTCCCTCTACGAGCAGGTGCTCTCCGGGAAGCTCGCGCCGGCCGACCTGACCCCGCGCACCGTGGTGTTCGGAGCGAAGGCCGCCCCCGGCTACCGGATGGCGAAGGACATCATCCACCTGATCAATCGGGTGGCCAGGACCGTCAACGCCGATCCCTGTCTCGAGGGCCGGCTGAAGGTCGCCTTCCCGGCGAACTACAACGTCACCCTCGCCGAGAAGCTGATCCCGGCGGCGGACCTGTCCGAGCAGATCTCCCTGGCCGGCATGGAAGCCTCGGGCACCGGCAACATGAAGTTCGCCCTCAACGGTGCCCTGACGATCGGCACCGACGACGGGGCCAACGTCGAGATCCGGCGCCTGGTCGGCGACGAGCACTTCTTCCTGTTCGGGATGAGCGAACCGGAGGTCGCCGCGCTCGGTGCCCGCGGCTACGACCCGGGCGCGTACTACCAGGGCAACGCGGCGATCAGGGCGGCGATCGACCTCATCAACTCGGGCATCTTCAGCGACGGTGACCGCGGCATGTTCGAGTCGGTCACGATGTCCCTGACCCACCACGACCGGTTCATGGCGCTGGCCGACTTCGAGTCGTACGTCGCCGCGCAGGCGCGGGTGGAGGAACGGTACGCCGACCAGGAGTCGTGGACCCGCTCCGCGGTGCTCAACGTCGCGCGCAGTGGCTACTTCAGCTCCGATCGCTCGATGCGCGACTACCTGCGCCGGATCTGGCACACCCAGCCGATGCTGTGA
- a CDS encoding RidA family protein, whose protein sequence is MSDTPRHEAIMPATLPPAPAVNNTYSYGVRAGDTLHIAGMVAFAADGSIVGEGDITAQVDQALRNMAEVVAAAGGSMDDIVATTTYLVDVADAPVVSAARARWFTGPVKPTHTVAGVAALGRPQFLVEIEATAYLG, encoded by the coding sequence ATGAGCGACACCCCGCGACACGAGGCGATCATGCCCGCCACGCTGCCGCCGGCCCCGGCCGTCAACAACACCTACTCGTACGGCGTCCGAGCCGGTGACACCCTGCACATCGCCGGGATGGTGGCGTTCGCCGCCGACGGCAGCATCGTCGGGGAGGGCGACATCACCGCCCAGGTCGACCAGGCCCTGCGCAACATGGCCGAGGTGGTCGCCGCCGCGGGCGGCAGCATGGACGACATCGTGGCGACCACGACCTACCTGGTGGACGTGGCCGATGCGCCGGTGGTGAGCGCCGCCAGGGCCCGGTGGTTCACCGGACCGGTGAAACCCACACACACGGTGGCGGGAGTGGCCGCGCTGGGACGCCCGCAGTTCCTCGTCGAGATCGAGGCCACAGCCTATCTGGGGTGA
- a CDS encoding HIT family protein, whose translation MATVFTRIINGELPGRFVYRDDTVAAFLSIGPVAWGHTLVVPIEEVDQWVDADPALWAHLTEVSQLIGRAMVRVTGASRAGFLVAGFEVPHLHLHVFGADDMGGYTLRAIDVSEAEMDRAEAALRAALRELGAGENVPA comes from the coding sequence ATGGCAACTGTCTTCACCCGCATCATCAACGGCGAACTGCCGGGCCGCTTCGTCTACCGCGACGACACCGTGGCCGCGTTCCTGTCGATCGGCCCGGTCGCGTGGGGACACACGCTGGTCGTCCCGATCGAGGAAGTCGACCAGTGGGTCGACGCGGATCCCGCGCTGTGGGCCCACCTCACCGAGGTCTCCCAGTTGATCGGCCGGGCGATGGTCCGGGTCACCGGAGCCTCGCGGGCCGGGTTCCTCGTCGCCGGCTTCGAAGTGCCACACCTGCACCTGCACGTCTTCGGGGCCGACGACATGGGTGGGTACACGCTGCGGGCGATCGACGTGTCCGAGGCCGAGATGGACCGGGCCGAGGCCGCACTGCGGGCGGCCCTGCGGGAGCTCGGCGCGGGCGAGAACGTCCCCGCCTGA